In Limisalsivibrio acetivorans, one genomic interval encodes:
- the arsB gene encoding ACR3 family arsenite efflux transporter produces MGLFGKYLTLWVALSMGAGVFIGEMFPGFTDTMRSLEIGGGINLAIAVLMWFMIFPMMLKVDFASVKDAGKNPAGLLITLAVNWLVKPFSMALFGYLFVKVLFVPFIGEELANQYMAGLIILAAAPCTAMVFVWSSLTKGDPGYTLVQVSVNDLIMLFAFAPIVKFLVSGTSDLSVPYNVLFLSVTVFVAVPLISAVAAKGAVIKTKGKEWFENSFVPFFQPLSISALLATLVFIFAFQSENITSRLFHVLLLSIPILLQVYFNSGLIYWLMRRFRIRHNVASPGALIGASNFFELAVATAISLYGPESGAALATVVGVLVEVPVMLSVCSICVRSAGWYKAAGTG; encoded by the coding sequence ATGGGACTTTTCGGCAAATATTTGACACTATGGGTGGCTCTATCCATGGGGGCAGGCGTCTTCATTGGCGAGATGTTCCCAGGGTTTACAGATACGATGCGTTCTCTAGAGATAGGCGGAGGCATAAACCTCGCCATCGCCGTTTTGATGTGGTTCATGATCTTCCCGATGATGCTCAAGGTGGACTTTGCCTCTGTTAAGGATGCGGGAAAGAACCCTGCGGGTCTGCTGATTACTCTGGCGGTGAACTGGCTGGTTAAGCCCTTCAGCATGGCATTATTCGGCTATCTCTTCGTTAAGGTCCTTTTTGTTCCATTTATTGGAGAGGAGCTGGCCAATCAATATATGGCAGGTCTCATAATCCTTGCTGCGGCACCCTGCACCGCCATGGTTTTCGTGTGGAGCAGTCTAACAAAGGGTGATCCCGGCTATACCCTTGTTCAGGTGTCGGTGAACGATCTTATCATGCTTTTTGCATTTGCCCCCATAGTTAAGTTTCTAGTTTCCGGAACCTCTGATCTCAGTGTTCCCTATAACGTGCTGTTTCTCTCTGTGACTGTATTCGTAGCGGTTCCGCTTATCAGTGCTGTGGCGGCAAAGGGTGCAGTAATAAAGACAAAGGGTAAGGAATGGTTCGAGAACAGCTTCGTCCCTTTCTTTCAGCCCCTCTCAATCTCCGCACTGCTGGCAACGCTTGTATTCATCTTTGCCTTTCAATCGGAAAATATCACAAGCCGCTTATTCCATGTTCTTCTGCTTAGTATACCTATACTGCTGCAGGTTTACTTCAATTCCGGGCTTATATATTGGCTGATGCGCAGGTTTAGAATACGACACAACGTGGCTTCACCGGGTGCCCTCATCGGTGCGAGTAACTTTTTCGAGCTCGCTGTGGCTACAGCTATATCTCTGTACGGACCGGAATCCGGCGCCGCACTGGCAACGGTGGTAGGCGTTCTTGTGGAGGTTCCTGTAATGCTTTCCGTATGCTCGATATGCGTCAGAAGTGCTGGATGGTACAAAGCCGCTGGTACGGGATAG
- a CDS encoding GGDEF domain-containing protein yields MLPRFWQESLDKLDHAFQPLVNPFSGVTFAVEALLRNYEQCGFESVGELFDRAYRDNVLFELDLVLRSKAMVKFKTVGGFSKMKLMYNYDERTITMPDFVKGRTFQLLQENGLEPDSFCFEISERGRNGMAASAQSVFENARTSGCRIALDDFGAGFANFELFYYAEPNFIKIDRFLIQDIDTDIKKKKYCSHIVSMAHFFGISVIAEGVETRGEFFSCKEVGFDIVQGFFIQRPTLNSFDIKTTYSSIQELDSYDKRDLSEDAYLISNEIVKLSPVNIKDKADKVLSAMREHMDVPVVPVTDDADVPVGIISEKDLKEYLYMPYGKELLNNRSLTVNIRKFVSRCPIVEINVPIEKILELFVSNKDADGVIITKGLKYFGFLTAQSLLNTLNEKNLAFARDMNPLTKLPGNNLINAYLNDAFKDGNTQYFLIYFDFDNFKPFNDRFGFRQGDRAIILFSDILKKDFSGKNEFIGHVGGDDFFGGMSCSGMECSNIVAKIKKTIRKFTDSVVSFYTEDEVDTGHYTAKDRSGNIQSFNLLSVSAAIIELPPGDRAHTPDQISNILADLKKQAKASDDKIAIASMGQKEITIVKGVQSSIA; encoded by the coding sequence ATGCTACCCCGGTTTTGGCAGGAATCTCTTGATAAGCTTGATCATGCCTTTCAGCCCCTCGTAAACCCCTTCAGCGGAGTTACCTTCGCAGTGGAAGCGTTGCTTAGAAACTATGAGCAGTGCGGTTTTGAGAGCGTTGGCGAGTTATTTGACCGTGCCTACAGGGATAATGTACTCTTTGAGCTGGACCTGGTTCTTCGTTCAAAGGCGATGGTAAAGTTCAAGACCGTGGGCGGCTTCTCCAAGATGAAGCTCATGTACAACTATGATGAGCGTACCATTACAATGCCCGATTTTGTTAAGGGGAGAACATTTCAGCTCCTTCAGGAAAACGGGCTTGAGCCGGACTCATTCTGCTTTGAGATAAGCGAGCGGGGGAGAAACGGTATGGCGGCAAGCGCCCAGAGCGTTTTTGAAAACGCCAGAACCTCCGGGTGCCGGATAGCACTGGACGATTTCGGTGCAGGATTTGCAAACTTCGAGCTCTTCTATTACGCCGAACCGAACTTTATAAAGATAGACCGTTTCCTTATACAGGATATTGATACAGATATAAAAAAGAAGAAATACTGTAGTCACATAGTTAGCATGGCGCATTTCTTCGGTATATCCGTTATCGCTGAGGGTGTTGAAACAAGGGGTGAGTTCTTCTCCTGCAAAGAGGTTGGCTTCGACATTGTTCAGGGCTTTTTTATCCAGAGACCAACCCTCAACAGTTTCGATATCAAGACAACGTATTCCTCTATTCAGGAGCTTGACAGCTACGATAAAAGGGACCTCAGCGAGGATGCCTACCTTATCTCGAACGAGATCGTGAAGCTTTCGCCAGTCAATATTAAAGATAAGGCGGACAAGGTGCTTTCGGCTATGCGTGAGCATATGGATGTGCCGGTTGTTCCTGTAACGGATGATGCCGATGTTCCCGTGGGGATAATCAGCGAGAAGGATCTGAAGGAATACCTTTACATGCCCTACGGAAAGGAGCTTCTGAATAACCGTTCTCTCACGGTAAATATCCGAAAGTTTGTTAGCAGATGCCCCATCGTGGAGATCAATGTACCCATTGAGAAGATCCTTGAGCTTTTTGTTTCCAACAAGGATGCGGATGGCGTGATTATCACGAAAGGCCTTAAATACTTTGGCTTTCTCACCGCTCAGTCACTCCTTAATACCCTTAACGAGAAGAACCTCGCCTTTGCGAGGGATATGAACCCGCTTACCAAGCTCCCCGGAAACAACCTTATCAATGCTTACCTTAACGATGCTTTCAAAGACGGGAATACGCAGTATTTTCTCATATACTTCGATTTCGACAACTTCAAGCCTTTCAATGACCGCTTCGGTTTTCGTCAGGGTGACAGGGCCATTATCCTTTTCTCTGATATACTTAAGAAAGATTTCAGCGGTAAGAATGAGTTCATAGGACACGTCGGCGGTGATGATTTTTTCGGTGGGATGTCCTGTTCCGGCATGGAGTGCAGCAACATCGTTGCTAAGATAAAGAAAACTATCCGTAAATTCACCGATTCCGTGGTATCTTTTTACACCGAGGATGAGGTGGACACTGGCCACTATACCGCAAAAGACAGGTCTGGAAACATCCAGAGCTTTAACCTTCTGAGTGTTTCTGCAGCGATAATCGAGCTCCCCCCGGGCGACCGTGCCCACACACCCGACCAGATCTCCAATATCCTCGCCGACCTTAAAAAGCAGGCTAAGGCCAGCGATGACAAGATCGCTATCGCCAGCATGGGCCAGAAGGAGATTACCATCGTTAAGGGTGTGCAAAGCTCCATAGCCTGA
- a CDS encoding arsenate reductase ArsC — translation MTKILFVCVHNSARSQMAEAYANELGSDVIDAESAGLTPGNLNPFAVEAMKLDGIDISGNPTKSVFDFFKEGRQYSYVITVCDELTAQRCPIFPTIKDKLVWSIEDPSAAEGTDEQKLEKTIAVRDTIKMRVLDLIERIKGE, via the coding sequence ATGACTAAGATACTTTTTGTGTGCGTACACAACTCGGCCAGAAGCCAGATGGCAGAAGCATATGCTAATGAATTAGGCTCGGATGTTATTGATGCTGAGAGTGCCGGATTGACACCGGGTAACCTTAACCCCTTCGCCGTTGAGGCGATGAAGCTCGATGGCATAGATATCAGCGGCAACCCGACAAAGTCCGTTTTCGACTTTTTCAAGGAGGGTCGTCAATACAGCTATGTTATAACAGTTTGCGATGAGCTGACCGCACAGAGATGCCCCATATTCCCCACTATCAAGGACAAGCTTGTATGGAGCATTGAGGACCCATCCGCAGCTGAAGGAACGGATGAACAGAAGCTGGAAAAAACTATCGCTGTACGGGACACAATTAAGATGCGTGTTCTTGATCTTATCGAGAGGATAAAGGGTGAGTAG
- a CDS encoding cob(I)yrinic acid a,c-diamide adenosyltransferase: MTLKNGYIQIYTGSGKGKTTAALGLALRGAGAGLKAYMGQFLKSAEYSEHEYLVQHTGLIDVETYGSGSFIEGHPSEEDKRLAEIGLNRAERAMTSGDYDIVILDELNVAVHIGLLSVESVLELMEKRPPKVELVITGRFAPKEMTDRADLVTEMREIKHYFSSGVSARDGIEK; the protein is encoded by the coding sequence ATGACACTGAAGAACGGATACATACAGATATATACAGGAAGCGGCAAAGGGAAAACCACCGCCGCCCTTGGCCTTGCTCTCAGGGGAGCAGGGGCTGGCCTTAAAGCATATATGGGGCAGTTTCTCAAAAGTGCGGAGTATTCAGAGCATGAGTACCTTGTTCAGCATACGGGGCTCATCGATGTGGAAACTTACGGCAGCGGAAGCTTTATAGAGGGGCACCCGAGTGAAGAAGACAAGCGTCTTGCCGAGATAGGGCTTAACAGGGCGGAGCGTGCCATGACCTCTGGAGACTATGATATAGTTATTCTCGATGAGTTGAATGTGGCTGTTCATATTGGTCTTTTGTCCGTTGAGTCGGTCCTTGAGCTCATGGAGAAAAGACCCCCGAAGGTCGAGCTGGTGATCACTGGAAGGTTTGCCCCAAAGGAGATGACAGACCGTGCGGATCTGGTCACAGAGATGCGGGAAATTAAGCATTATTTCAGCTCAGGTGTCTCCGCAAGGGATGGTATAGAGAAATAA
- the larC gene encoding nickel pincer cofactor biosynthesis protein LarC, which yields MKTLYIDMHAGLSGDMSLAGLIGLGLETGELGDMLSRLTGRDIQVSVENVLVSGISACRLSLNLPHEHAHRHLSDIEEMLGNGVLSQDDALRALKVFRKLAEAEAEIHGTTPEKIHFHEVGALDSIADIAGFCWGLGRLGIERIAVSKPMLGHGSIKCAHGIMPVPAPATLKLLEGIEVIRTDEPNEITTPTGAAIISALADEVSVRFTGNILRSTFSTGTKVLETFPNLLRMIILEEVELESVYVLNTDIDDASGEDLAGVMDALSIEGVLDISYTPRFGKKNRPGWRIEAVVEKKGIEPLTAFILERTSTAGVRYYPVLRSIMQRRIERVEVFGSAVCVKVLEYQGIIKFSPEWEDCLRASKETGRRPSDIYTAAKGVFIK from the coding sequence ATGAAAACCTTATACATTGATATGCATGCAGGGCTCTCAGGTGATATGTCTTTGGCGGGGCTCATCGGCCTTGGCCTTGAGACGGGAGAGCTTGGGGATATGCTCTCAAGGCTCACAGGAAGGGATATCCAGGTTAGCGTAGAGAATGTTCTGGTGAGCGGTATCTCCGCATGCAGGCTTAGCCTGAATCTCCCCCATGAACATGCCCACAGGCATCTGAGCGATATAGAGGAGATGCTCGGCAACGGTGTACTATCTCAAGATGATGCATTGAGGGCTTTGAAAGTGTTCAGGAAACTTGCTGAGGCGGAGGCGGAGATACACGGCACAACGCCGGAGAAGATCCATTTCCATGAGGTGGGCGCCCTTGACTCCATTGCAGATATTGCGGGCTTCTGCTGGGGTCTGGGCAGGCTGGGTATCGAAAGGATCGCAGTCTCTAAACCGATGCTCGGCCATGGGAGTATAAAGTGCGCCCACGGGATAATGCCCGTTCCGGCACCTGCAACCCTTAAACTCCTTGAGGGGATAGAGGTTATCAGAACGGACGAGCCGAACGAGATCACAACACCCACAGGTGCGGCGATAATATCAGCTCTGGCGGATGAGGTGAGCGTACGTTTCACGGGAAACATTCTACGCTCAACCTTCTCCACAGGGACAAAGGTGCTTGAAACCTTTCCGAATCTCCTGCGGATGATTATATTAGAGGAAGTCGAACTTGAGTCGGTATACGTGCTCAATACGGATATCGATGATGCATCGGGTGAAGATCTCGCCGGTGTTATGGATGCCCTCTCCATAGAGGGGGTGCTGGATATCTCATACACCCCGAGGTTCGGCAAAAAGAACCGACCCGGCTGGCGCATTGAGGCGGTTGTTGAGAAGAAGGGTATAGAGCCTTTAACCGCTTTCATCCTCGAAAGAACTTCCACCGCCGGCGTTAGATACTATCCCGTTCTGCGTAGTATAATGCAGAGAAGGATCGAGAGGGTGGAGGTTTTCGGTTCTGCGGTTTGTGTGAAGGTTCTGGAATATCAGGGTATAATAAAGTTCTCGCCCGAATGGGAGGACTGTCTCAGAGCTTCGAAGGAAACCGGGCGGAGACCCTCGGACATATATACTGCGGCAAAGGGAGTGTTTATAAAATGA
- the nth gene encoding endonuclease III, protein MEGLRYRPLDREQRAEEFIRFLDENYAGADCSLRHDSPFTLLTATILSAQCTDARVNIVTETLFKKYPTPADLADADIGELMEDIRSTGFYKNKAKSLKGMAGALIEKHGGEVPDTMEELTALPGVGRKTANVILGNCFAKPAIVVDTHVKRISNRLGLVQSNDPDKIEKELYDIIPGEKGAEWSHQVILFGRETCTARKPKCSECPIAEICPYLNGEL, encoded by the coding sequence ATGGAAGGATTACGGTATAGACCTTTAGACAGAGAGCAGAGAGCGGAGGAGTTCATCCGCTTCCTCGATGAAAACTATGCGGGGGCTGACTGCAGCCTCCGCCACGATTCACCCTTTACCCTCCTGACGGCAACCATCCTCAGTGCCCAATGCACCGATGCCCGAGTGAACATAGTAACCGAGACACTATTCAAGAAATACCCGACACCGGCAGATCTGGCGGATGCCGATATTGGGGAGCTCATGGAAGATATCCGCTCCACCGGATTCTATAAAAACAAGGCGAAGAGCCTTAAGGGTATGGCTGGAGCATTGATAGAGAAGCACGGCGGCGAGGTACCCGATACGATGGAGGAGCTCACGGCACTCCCCGGTGTGGGCAGAAAGACGGCAAACGTTATCCTCGGCAACTGCTTTGCCAAGCCCGCCATAGTTGTGGATACCCATGTGAAAAGAATATCAAACAGGCTGGGGCTGGTGCAGAGCAATGACCCCGATAAAATTGAGAAAGAGCTGTACGATATTATCCCCGGAGAGAAGGGTGCGGAATGGTCCCATCAGGTTATCCTTTTCGGCAGGGAAACTTGTACTGCCAGGAAGCCGAAATGCTCCGAATGCCCCATTGCCGAAATATGCCCATACCTTAATGGTGAATTATGA